In the Rhododendron vialii isolate Sample 1 chromosome 2a, ASM3025357v1 genome, TATGCAATCCGGATAGCATCGTCCTTTCCTCCGTAGGCCCAACAGATACATTCACACTGAATAAAAATGTCTCAATATAAGTCGGTTATAACTACATATCCATCTTCATCTGCATACTGCAGTCCATGAAACAGATACAATGCGCAAACGAAGTGTAGAAATTGCAAATGATTCATATTGTGAGAGCATGGTGTACCAGATACTGCAACTCCTATGTACGTATATCCATTTGCTTGTGTGGATGACACATGCTTGATTTGTTAGGTAAAATTGAATAGGGTAACTAACTAATAATCCACCCAATTGCTTTTCAATTGGTAATTAGTCATAAGAGCTTGGCCTAATTCAAGTTTCCCTCTAGGGAAAAACTGCCTAAATCAATCCATTTCATGTACTCAGAGCAATTAAGCGGTTGATCCATTGAAATCCGCATAGACTTCGTGACAAAACATGCCACATGCCATCAAGTGTTTCATTGAGGAAACCGTTATATAGCTCAGAACTTtagggagagaaaaaaagttcaaaaaccaTCAACGCATTTCATAAGAAGAATCACACATGCTCAATGCTGACTACTCGAAAACTTCAATGCTTGTCACAGTGAAGCTGATGTCGCATACTTCTATGAGGGTTAAATCCAAATTACCCCTTCTGTTTGTGCCTCCCTCACGTTAGGAAATAAGCACATAATTCAATGTGGCATGTGGACTAAAAATGAACTGTCAAATTAGGCAACTGGCCTTGCAAATTGACATAAATCCCTTCATCACGTTCCTCCCTTGTGAGCTGAACTTATATAAAGATATCTGTGCATATTACCTATCAATCAACCAGCCCATTCACATGCACAAGCTTGTTTGTTGGGTTTGGTATTTTGTAAGTAAACGTGAAAAAACCAAATGAAATCGATATCTATCGAATTATGGCAGTGCTCAATTTGACTATAGGGGAGGGGGGAACAATTGGAACTGAACTGAATTGGGCACAGGAGACGGGGATGCACAGCAGTGCAGACACGGAGGTGTGGATATGGCTGACAAAGGTGGGTTGTGGAGTAATTGATTCGTTTTTTGGACAGATGACCATGCTTAAGAAGTTAATTGTTACGATTCTTCTTCCCAGTCAATCATTTATCCTGTTATTTCAGTTTTGAGGGGAATCTTTTCTGCGAGGAGTCTATATTAGAGAGAGTGCTATGAGGGAGAGCTCTGTCGAGTGAATTGTAACCTTTCTTTGTATTTGAATTTGTTCTGTTCATCTATAAAAAAAGCTAGAGACTCCATTGTTAAGCTCTATTTTCTTCATGTTTCCACTTTCCAAATGTAATCATGTATGTAGTTGGCCATGAAGAACACAAATAAACCACATGAGAGATAAGAAATGGAGTAGAGAATGAAAAGGGAGATGCAGGTTTGTATGAAAAGAAGACGGTGGTGCATGGGGACTACTGTGGAAGATGCTGGTGCTGGAATGCATTAGAGATCCTTGTGAGCAAGGTTtgtgtaggggttcgatttaggaggagggaccttcgcctgaacttgtacttcacttccgctgctccgttcctccgccgctggacctgcaacaagtcactaaggctggaatagccttgtgaccctccgacgatcaagttagatgtaaggagagttgcttttaggtctagggttaggggaagatggcatacctctcaaagatgaatatccctttgtatttatagacctaggttaacttgggctccaagccagtgcgtggaggtcacgcttaggtaaccgcccttggtgaccTCATAGATGAtgccacgggataagacggttatgaagcacatgggcagatgatccttttcgccacgtatcgttcatggtcccctcctgctatgctgcattctgccaaaagacccaaacggaatgcacacctcggtaactaaccgaagtgtaaacaggagacttgacgcCGAGCGaataaacagaaagatatacacaggcccatgtcaatatgaggactcggttgatggtggtccggttatattaccgagacaattaccgaagcctccacagtTTGCACCAGTTATACAGGATTCAAGATCGAAAAAGGTTGGTGGTGGGTGCTGAGAGAACAGAAAGACAAGACAACGGAGCTTACAAGAGGAAAGTTTTGATGAGGAGAGTGTTATTCTTACAATTTGGTACACATAGAAGGCTTGTTTTGCTTGAAAACATGACCACTCTTGTCTAATTTGTGCGAATTTCTTCGAATGGAAGATGTAACGGTGCATTTAGTCCACAAAACATGGAGATATATTTGCATATTTCCTAACATGAGGGGAGCGATCTGCACATGGCCCAAACAACCAGAGGGAGTGCATTTTCTTACTGTATTTAAGGATATGAAGGTAAGACATACGTAACCAGAAATTTCTAGAAAAGGACAAGATGAAAGGATGTTTCTGTATGACTCCATTAGTTGTTTTGCTTCGTTTGTTCTTGGTAGCCTTTTTATTATCTAAGCGACCACTACTACAAGGCTCCATCCTCAAATTGTTTGGAGAGACTAAAGTTTCTACATGCTCCATGGCAAAGAGCCCTTTAACTTCGATACTGGGACGTCCGATCCACCAACCACTGAGAATTGCTAAATTTTTAGGAAAATACCACTTGGGATTGCCAGTTGATCAAATCAAGTCACAGTATAACAAAGTCAAAgacaaactaaaaatgaaaagacagATTTAATGACAGCCCAAAATTCAAGCAAAAAGGAATATATTCTACCTTCATTTGGCCTCTGACATCATATAACGAGTGAATAGGCCACCCCTTCTAGGAgaaaatatataaaagaaaggggagaaaaaggaaaaagagaagaaacaagCAACAGACATGCACACACGTGGATGCAGTAAGCCAGTAACAACCAAGTGTAAACCAAAACGAAATCAcacttaaaaacaaaaagaagagaaatagtAGTTGTTTAACACTTACGCATTGTTGAAGAGGTATGCCCGTCCACGACTGCAATTGAAAGACTGAACATAACACCCACAAAAATTAGGTCTAAGTTGTCGAGCGTACCAAATTAAGAACACACCAGATTGCATAACCAAAAGGACCAAAATAGCACACAATTAGAGGGATTAGAGAAGAATAGAAATACTATCTACACAAAAAGACTGTGAACGCTAAAACTGTAATGAATTTCGCTCTTTGTCAAAAACAGTAGCCTATTGATCTCGTCGATAGTGAAAACTAAGAATAACATCGAAAATGGGAACAATGGCATGGACAGAGAATGGTGCACATGCAACTTCGATCCCAAATATCTTACGAAGACAGCGCTATAGGGAAATGCAAACATCATCTTTTTAGACTGGTGTGATATATCAAACATTCTTCACAAACTTTGGCATGGGTAAGTGTTCTTTTCCTAAATAGTCCAAACACTCTCTGTTATCAGAAGTTTATGATTCACAATTCATATCGCACGATTCAATTCAATGCACGCTATCCATTCATACTTGTGGGGCAAACCATTGAAACACGAAAATCATACGATTCAGGATACACATCGTGCGACATGGTTTGATACACTTGAAAATCGATTTAGTTAATCAACACTTCTACTAGCAAAATGAATAATTTGAAGTCATCAATCAGAGACAAGTGTGGTGATTTGAGTGTTAAATGCCTTCTGAGCTGAGTATTAGGATTCAATACACTGCCCAATTTCTTTGAATTGACATCCCTTGCAATACAAAAAAGATCTTCCTTATTAGACCTTGTGATCCTCAATTCATCACCCAAGACAAGTTTCttattgatttaggcctaaaaTAATCACTTGTACAAGATATCTTGCTAATTCATGGGCGAAGTTATAAAATTGAACATATGTTAGTGATCAAAACTGAATGAAAGTGATTCATGATTTTATACAATTCACGATTAGGAAAAGAACCATTTCAATTCTTGATGGAATTCATGGTAAGACAACTATGTACAAAGTAACCAAacaaaacttattttttcttgataaaaCAATGAGTCTATGGAATCACCATCGTAAACCTTTTACAGCTTCGTCaaacttttcacaaaagtaCGAATAGTTGTTTGAAGCAACAATGTAGACAACTCAACTCAACCATATAGCACACAaagtcaaaaccaaaaccatcacatcccgatcccaaatcaaggGATGTCAATAATAGGCATCAAAGTAACAAACAAGGGGCATGCTTGGATGACTTCAACATTTTGTCATATTAGTGCATGCTTGTATATGGTATATCTATTGGACCTCTGTTATCAGAAACACAAAATATTGTTCACCTTCATTCTAAAATAATGAATCAGGTGTTTCGTAGTGATCCCAAGGTTTTTCCAAGGTAAGCTTGGCCGTGCAAGAGCCAACTACTGGCCTATGCCATCAGCTTTAGTGTGAGCCAATTTTGATACTAAAACTTGAATAGATCATTATGCATAGGTGAATCATGTCCTCCCACTAGGATTTTCAGTAAAGCACACTTTCCCCTTCctattttgatcttttctcaAACTCCAGACCCCCCTATTAGTTCAAAAATACTGATTCTCCCAAAACTCAGGCTCATGCAGGTCGCACTATCCACATAGAATCAAATCAAACTCCATGAGCACAATATTCAGTTTCAGACCATCAAACACTTTATCCATAAACAAAACTAAATTCGACTTCGCTGTCTCATACATATCACAGCTTTACTTCTATTTGGTTGATCCAAAGAACTAAAGATTAAATTATCTGATATAGTTGACGTCTTGTATTTAACCCctgaatttcttttcttttttttataactaaggTGTCTAGGCTAGCTTATACGTACCTTGACTAATGACCAACCTCACCATCTACTAGCGGGGCCCCCAACTAACGTCAAAGCAAAGCGTAGCATAGAATGGCcctaaaggagttgatagcacctgaagGTTTCAAACTAACAAGTCGAATAGttcatctcaaaatcaaatGGTTCTGGGTCTCTGCCTTAATTAGTCAATACCCAAAAATATTCAACTCATACTGCATATTACTAAGATTCAATACCCATAAATTTTCAACTCATATGGCATATTACTTAGATTCAAGACCGTAAACTAGATTTCTAATACCCAGTTCATAGATAGCAATTAATTCAATTTGGGTTGTAATTGTACCATCTTAATCAATTCGTTCTGGGTTTCTGACTAATTAATCCATATCCGAAAAAGAAACACCAAACTAACACATGCATACACAAATacatccagagagagagagagagaagagacccGAGAGACGACATCATCGGCGAGGGCAAGAGGGCTATGACAGTATCTGCATCTGTAAGATCTTCCTTCCAACTCCACCAGAAATACTCTCCCCATATCCTCTGCctatctatctatatctatCTGCTCTGCTGTGCATAATCATATCCTTCCATTTGCTTTGGGTTTGGTaaagagctgtgctacgtgcacagcatgctatgcacagcagctgtgcacagagccCTTTTTTTCTCGCCttgggtcgcacaaagatgatcagagccgctcattttgttcaaaatatgtcgtttaaggtctctgtaaaaaacgagcttcgttcgatatcggtAGAGgtgttaacaaaacacccaaaatcacttcagaatataggcctaaattctgaagtgattttggatgttttgttaacacctctaacgatatcgaatgaagctcattttttacaaagaccttaaacgatatattttgaacaaaataagcggctccgatcatcttcgTACAACCCAAGACGGGAGAAAAAGGGTTTCTttcacagctgctgtgcacatagcTTTTCTGTTTGGTAAATCCCTCGACTAGAGTCGTCAAATTTGACCCACGCACGTAAAATCCTATAGTTGTGTAGCCGTTACGGCGTGTTTGGAAGAGCGGACAAAAAGAGGGAGGACCGTATTTTAAGAAAAATCGGTTGCTAAACCTTTATTGTAGGGTAGTTAAGGGGTAGCTAAAGGTGATGGGTGGTAGTTAAGGTGCAAAAAGTGTAATGAAACACTATATAAAAGGACTTTCCTTTTTATTAACCacatttccttttttatttttagcatGTGAAGTTACCAAAATGCCCACCCACTTTTCAATATTCCCTTCTTGTTGTTATCCACATGAGATTATTTTTGCACAAATCCTAAGGACATTTTGGTAATTTCATACActaagaaaaaaaggagagtatGGTTAGTAAAACAAGGGGCGTGAAATCACTTCTCTATATAAATCTTGAAGTTCGTGAAATTCCCGGCCATTCgttcatttatgaaaattatgtCCTTTGcatataaagaaaataattgtgCGCATAACGTTTTGATATGCATTCTTGCGAGTCTCTTAGAGTCCTTTGGGCCTAACTATTTACCGACTTAGACACCCCAAATTAGATTCCCCCAAAATTTTGAGCTAAGTCCTGGACGGATCACCGATAATAATGTTGCGACGCCGTGAACATTACTTTATTAGGTCAATggattttgggaaaatgatggcccatgacgtgttttgataattaatatctgccaaagatattttcagcattaataaatattctcaacatgtccttagctggtattaattatcaaaacacttcATTTGTTATCATTTTCCCATGGCTTTTTGCCTCCTTAGACCCAATAAACATCTCTAAACCCATTTAATACTCCAAGCCCAATAGAAAGACCATTTAAACCTTTCCGGCCCAAATAAGCCCACCAAAGTCCTTTTCTAGCCCAATACAAACCTCATTCCAAATTATCCAAACCCAAAAGAAGCTCAGAAAAAGCCCAAAACAAAACCCAGTGCTAGCCCAAAAGCAAATTTTATGGATGCAATATTATGGGCTACCATACCTTGCAGACGAAACCTGTCAAGTAGCGGACGCAAGGTTATGGGCAACCTAATGCTTCAAACGCAATGTCAAACCTTGCACCGCGACCTCTAAACCACCCAGATTAGACATTGGCTGCAATAAGGGTATGGGTCAAACATGGAGAATTcaacaagggaaaatgacggccaatgacgtgttttgataattaatatccaccaagaacatgctgagaatatttgttaatgctgaaatgtccttggcgggtattaattatcaaaacacatcataggccgtcattttcccattcaaTAACCTCTCAAGTAGCGGACGCAAGGTTATGGGCAACCTAATGCTTCAAACGCAATGTCAAACCTTGCACCGCAACTTCTAAATCACCCAGATTAGACATTTGCTGCAACAAGGGTATGAGTCAAACATGGAGAATTCAATAAGGGAAGATGACggtcaatgacatgttttgataattaatattcgtcaaggacatgctgagaacattt is a window encoding:
- the LOC131314570 gene encoding protein yippee-like At5g53940, which codes for MGRVFLVELEGRSYRCRYCHSPLALADDVVSRSFNCSRGRAYLFNNAVNVSVGPTEERTMLSGLHTVSDVFCCCCGQILGWKYVTAYDKPQKYKEGKFVLERWRIAEEVTDEVNLDARLALSDAENAQ